In Candidatus Korarchaeota archaeon NZ13-K, one genomic interval encodes:
- a CDS encoding MATE family efflux transporter, whose amino-acid sequence MSGGAISSYREEIVNGPIMRTFFKLGVPPLITRLIEVSYNVLDAFWLSMYSDLAVAVPRQVWPVIFLFSAPMNALSAVGMSVISQYVGMRDYRKASISASRLLTSSLLMGSLFFLLLFSLRGYIFSEIISTPEEIYEWVMDYSAVISLTLLLQYISLSYQTILQAVGDTRRPAVINAVAISINTVLDPLLILGIPPFPRTGVLGAALTDLLGAAINAFALRGLIRRYRDMEVGLTWDLSGEWINLSLRIGLPILSMGLMNSLAFIAQLRLVNALGVLVVAAYSIGFVVADIVDAALFGLTGASAIMIGQNLGANRAERAREISLKASLTVFSLISLGVLMVFPLRVSLADAFTDDEAILAEADAFLVYLIPTLPFFGLFMVGMSAGRGSGRTLVPTLIGIFRLWIVRIGLGYLMAFPMGMGSRGMWLSISLSNLLAGLFSLIWLARGRWNVPIVRGNRGLDEGP is encoded by the coding sequence GTGAGCGGGGGTGCCATAAGCAGCTACAGGGAGGAGATAGTCAACGGCCCGATAATGAGGACCTTCTTCAAACTCGGTGTACCTCCCCTGATAACTAGGTTGATAGAGGTGTCTTATAACGTGCTAGACGCCTTCTGGCTGAGCATGTACAGCGACCTGGCCGTGGCGGTGCCCAGGCAGGTATGGCCCGTCATCTTCCTCTTCAGCGCTCCGATGAACGCTCTGAGTGCGGTCGGGATGAGCGTCATCTCGCAGTACGTTGGCATGAGGGATTACAGGAAGGCCAGCATATCGGCATCTAGGCTTCTAACATCCTCCCTCCTCATGGGATCCCTCTTCTTCCTCCTCCTATTTTCACTTAGGGGCTACATATTCTCCGAGATCATCTCGACCCCTGAGGAGATATACGAATGGGTCATGGATTACTCGGCCGTGATCTCCCTGACTTTATTGCTGCAGTACATCTCTCTTTCCTATCAGACGATCCTTCAGGCCGTTGGGGATACCAGGAGGCCGGCGGTGATAAACGCCGTGGCGATATCCATCAACACTGTCCTGGATCCCCTTCTGATCCTGGGGATTCCCCCTTTCCCCAGGACCGGGGTCTTGGGCGCCGCCCTGACGGACCTGCTCGGCGCGGCAATTAATGCGTTTGCGCTCCGCGGGCTCATCAGGAGGTATCGGGACATGGAGGTCGGGCTGACCTGGGACTTGAGCGGGGAGTGGATCAACCTGAGCTTGAGGATCGGCCTACCAATACTCAGCATGGGTCTCATGAACAGCCTCGCCTTCATTGCCCAGCTCAGGCTGGTGAACGCCCTCGGGGTGCTGGTGGTGGCCGCCTACTCGATAGGATTCGTGGTCGCGGATATAGTTGATGCGGCGCTCTTCGGCTTGACAGGGGCCTCTGCGATAATGATAGGACAGAACCTAGGGGCTAACAGGGCTGAGAGGGCCAGGGAGATCTCCCTTAAGGCATCCCTGACGGTCTTCTCGCTGATATCCCTAGGAGTGCTGATGGTCTTCCCGCTGAGGGTCAGCCTGGCCGATGCGTTCACCGACGATGAGGCAATACTGGCGGAGGCCGACGCGTTCCTTGTATACCTAATACCTACACTCCCCTTCTTCGGTCTCTTCATGGTCGGCATGTCGGCCGGCAGGGGCTCCGGGAGGACCCTCGTGCCTACCTTGATAGGGATATTCAGGCTCTGGATCGTGAGGATAGGGCTGGGCTATCTGATGGCCTTCCCGATGGGGATGGGATCCCGGGGGATGTGGCTCTCGATATCCCTGAGCAACCTCCTGGCGGGACTCTTTTCCCTCATCTGGCTGGCCCGCGGCAGGTGGAACGTCCCTATCGTGAGGGGAAATCGGGGGCTGGATGAGGGACCCTGA
- the ilvB gene encoding biosynthetic-type acetolactate synthase large subunit, with protein sequence MNRVADSLASSLESRGVSVIMGVIGGSIMPLYDALYHHESIEVLMFRHEQGAAHAADAYGRITGRPGVVLTTSGPGATNILTGLANAYMDSSPVLAITGQVPTEVFGRDAFQEADIFGMAAPVTKFTYQVRDPGEAVPAVDLAYRISTSGRPGPVLIDLPRDVQVAEARESRELPIEISKYLPPRPEVERVREACRLLLRAERPVMLVGGGVGVARAHDEVLALAEMLSIPVVTTLMGKAALPSSHPLVLGVAGMHGRPEADAALANADLVLALGTRFSDRTVGSFGEISKKVIVHVDLDPSELGKNVRASVPVLGDVKEVLRMMIELVRDIEVRRDDRYLSWLREIRREFERSLEEWAKDFRGMVPWMVLKTLRRVLPADSITVTGVGSHQMWTELHWDVLVPGTFITSAGLGTMGFGIPASLGAKIAARERRVLCIDGDGSFQMTFNNLALVREYSLPFIEVVFNNRALMLVKHWQRFLYGGRIIATEFRRSPDLEGIARAYEIEYSRPESYEELASKVEWAARNDEPLIVDLLMDSETDIVLPWVQPGKWLTEAVLPPRMEVSLEWRG encoded by the coding sequence ATGAACAGGGTAGCTGATTCCCTCGCCTCCTCACTCGAGAGCCGCGGTGTCAGTGTGATAATGGGGGTCATAGGCGGCTCCATAATGCCCTTGTACGATGCGCTCTACCACCATGAGTCCATCGAGGTCCTCATGTTCAGGCACGAGCAGGGGGCCGCGCACGCCGCGGACGCCTACGGCAGGATAACCGGGAGGCCCGGCGTCGTCCTGACGACGAGCGGCCCCGGGGCCACGAACATCTTAACGGGCCTTGCCAACGCCTACATGGATTCCTCACCTGTGCTCGCAATAACTGGCCAGGTTCCGACGGAGGTCTTCGGGAGGGACGCCTTCCAGGAGGCCGATATATTCGGCATGGCGGCCCCGGTGACCAAGTTCACCTACCAGGTCAGGGACCCTGGGGAGGCCGTACCTGCCGTCGACCTGGCCTATCGCATCTCCACCTCGGGCAGGCCCGGTCCCGTGCTAATTGACCTTCCCAGGGACGTTCAGGTGGCCGAGGCCCGTGAGAGCAGGGAGCTACCCATTGAGATCTCTAAGTACCTCCCGCCTCGCCCGGAAGTCGAAAGGGTGAGGGAGGCCTGCAGGCTCCTCCTCAGGGCTGAGAGGCCGGTAATGCTCGTTGGGGGAGGGGTTGGGGTTGCCAGGGCTCACGATGAGGTCCTCGCCCTGGCCGAGATGCTCTCAATACCGGTGGTAACGACGCTCATGGGGAAGGCAGCTTTGCCCTCCAGTCATCCCCTCGTCCTGGGCGTCGCGGGAATGCACGGCAGGCCTGAGGCCGATGCAGCCCTGGCCAACGCCGACTTGGTGCTAGCTCTGGGCACAAGGTTCTCGGACAGGACCGTGGGGAGTTTCGGGGAGATATCGAAGAAGGTGATCGTTCACGTGGACCTCGACCCCAGCGAGCTCGGGAAAAACGTGAGGGCATCCGTGCCAGTATTGGGGGATGTGAAGGAGGTGCTTAGGATGATGATAGAGCTAGTGAGGGACATTGAGGTGCGCAGGGATGATAGATACCTCTCCTGGCTCAGGGAGATAAGGAGGGAGTTCGAGAGATCCCTGGAGGAGTGGGCGAAGGATTTCAGGGGAATGGTACCCTGGATGGTCCTGAAGACGCTTAGGAGGGTCTTACCGGCCGACTCGATAACCGTAACGGGAGTAGGCAGCCATCAGATGTGGACGGAGCTCCACTGGGACGTCCTGGTCCCAGGCACCTTCATAACATCGGCCGGGCTGGGCACGATGGGGTTCGGCATACCCGCCTCCCTGGGGGCGAAGATAGCGGCGAGGGAGAGGAGGGTCCTCTGCATCGACGGCGATGGCTCTTTCCAGATGACGTTCAACAACCTGGCCCTGGTCAGGGAGTACTCCCTCCCCTTCATCGAGGTCGTGTTCAACAACAGGGCCCTGATGCTGGTCAAGCATTGGCAGAGGTTCCTCTACGGGGGGAGGATAATAGCGACGGAGTTCAGGAGATCCCCCGACCTGGAGGGGATAGCCCGCGCATATGAAATCGAGTATTCCAGACCAGAGAGCTACGAGGAGCTCGCAAGCAAGGTTGAATGGGCCGCAAGGAACGATGAGCCCCTTATAGTAGATCTACTGATGGACAGCGAGACGGACATAGTACTGCCCTGGGTGCAGCCGGGGAAGTGGCTCACTGAGGCCGTCCTCCCACCCCGGATGGAGGTGAGCCTTGAATGGAGAGGTTGA